Proteins found in one Hyla sarda isolate aHylSar1 chromosome 7, aHylSar1.hap1, whole genome shotgun sequence genomic segment:
- the LOC130281551 gene encoding uncharacterized protein LOC130281551, which produces MELKGLGFVPLLLAFWCAAWLATSYILTVVLSHAASPLMSISDVGNFFPESILFRIGFIGMSIGTLVLTFLIYKYMVMHTEEFRGHQVLIQRILLAIVWASCFGTAAMHVLSPEEYPRIHFVSTVISITCEALYYLGQSIQMYKLPGAKKVIHHSRCTCCGLTFVCVVFYFGYETLKELFYNDEDWDEIREIPIIIIEWVMLLLILINIVTYYSTMQRLLLTVSRNSCTLSLRVRIDDFGV; this is translated from the exons atggagctaaaaggtttggggttcgtccccctcctgttggcgttttggtgtgcggcctggcttgccaccagctacatcttgACGGTCGTCCTCagccatgccgcctcgccactgatgagcatcag tgacgtgggaaatttctttcccgaaagcatattattcagaattggattcatagggatgtccattggcactttggtactaacctttcttatttataagtatatggttatgcatactgaagagttcaggggtcatcaggtcctgatccagaggatcctgctggccattgtgtgggcctcctgttttggcacagctgctatgcatgtattgtcccccgaagaatatcccaggatacactttgtcagcacagtaatttccattacatgtgaagccttatactaccttgggcagtccatccagatgtataaattaccaggagcaaaaaaagtcatccaccatagtagatgcacctgctgtggcctgacttttgtctgtgtagttttctattttggatatgaaacattaaaggaattattctataatgatgaagactgggacgagatccgtgaaatccccatcataatcatcgagtgggtgatgcttctactgatcctgataaacatcgtgacctattattccaccatgcagaggttattgttgaccgtctccagaaacagctgcacactctctcttagagtaagaattgatgacttcggggtgtag